The following coding sequences lie in one Nycticebus coucang isolate mNycCou1 chromosome 18, mNycCou1.pri, whole genome shotgun sequence genomic window:
- the METRNL gene encoding meteorin-like protein isoform X2, giving the protein MSRDPRQRTRGLQRLRRRRRRRGRAPAFGFSSVGGPGWAGGREGDAGGVRRDPPGLGGLLAWPCLVKVSAEWARTRGPGAKRSRSMRGAAWAAWGPPGQLWPRPPAPGPGPPPLLLLLLAALLGGADAQYSSDLCSWKGSGLTHEAHRKEVEQVYVRCAAGTVEWLYPTGALIVNLRPNTFSPARQLTVCIKPFRGSSGANIYLEKTGELKLLVQDGDSTGQVRCFGLEQGGLFVEATPQQDIGRRTTGFQYELTRKYRGPALHTPSALCRPCSDTEVLLAVCTSDFVVRGSIQDVTHEPELQETAIHLRVSRLYRQKSRIFQPVPEGGSHWQGHVRTLLECGVRPGRGDFLFTGHMRFEEAWLGCAPRFQDFQRMYRDAEERGLNPCEVGAE; this is encoded by the exons ATGAGCCGGGACCCAAGACAGCGGACTCGCGGACTCCAGAGGctcaggcggcggcggcggcggcgagggCGGGCCCCTGCATTCGGCTTCAGCAGCGTGGGCGGCCCGGGATGGGCGGGCGGCCGCGAGGGAGACGCGGGGGGCGTGCGACGTGACCCGCCCGGACTTGGAGGTCTCCTGGCCTGGCCGTGCCTGGTTAAGGTGTCTGCTGAGTGGGCGCGGACGCGGGGCCCGGGCGCCAAGCGGAGCCGGAGTATGCGGGGCGCGGCGTGGGCTGCCTGGGGGCCGCCGGGGCAGCTGTGGCCGCGGCCTCCCGCCCCGGGCCCAGGCCcgccgccgctgctgctgctgctcctggccGCGCTGCTGGGAGGCGCGGACGCGCAGTACTCCAGCGACCTGTGCAGCTGGAAGGGGAG TGGGCTGACACACGAGGCGCACCGGAAGGAGGTGGAACAGGTGTACGTACGCTGCGCGGCGGGCACAGTGGAATGGCTGTACCCGACTGGGGCTCTCATTGTCAACCTGCGACCCAACACCTTCTCACCTGCACGGCAGCTCACTGTGTGCATTAAGCCCTTCAGAGGCTCCTCGGGGGCcaatatttatttggaaaaaactGGAGAACTGAAACTGCTGGTACAGGATGGGGATAGCACTGGCCAGGTGCGGTGCTTTGGCCTGGAGCAGGGCGGCCTGTTTGTGGAGGCCACACCCCAGCAGGACATCGGCAGAAGGACCACGGGCTTCCAGTACGAGCTGACGAGGAAGTACCGGGGACCAGCCCTGCACACACCATCGG CACTGTGCCGCCCTTGCAGTGACACCGAGGTCCTCCTAGCTGTCTGTACCAGCGACTTTG TTGTTCGAGGCTCCATCCAGGATGTCACCCACGAGCCAGAGCTTCAGGAGACCGCCATCCACTTGCGAGTGAGCAGACTGTACCGGCAGAAAAGCAGGATCTTCCAGCCAGTGCCTGAGGGTGGTAGCCACTGGCAGGGGCATGTCAGGACACTGCTGGAGTGTGGTGTGCGGCCAGGGCGCGGTGACTTCCTCTTCACAGGCCACATGCGCTTTGAGGAGGCCTGGCTTGGCTGTGCCCCACGCTTCCAGGACTTCCAAAGGATGTACAGAGACGCTGAGGAGAGGGGACTGAACCCCTGTGAGGTTGGTGCGGAGTGA
- the METRNL gene encoding meteorin-like protein isoform X1, with amino-acid sequence MSRDPRQRTRGLQRLRRRRRRRGRAPAFGFSSVGGPGWAGGREGDAGGVRRDPPGLGGLLAWPCLVKVSAEWARTRGPGAKRSRSMRGAAWAAWGPPGQLWPRPPAPGPGPPPLLLLLLAALLGGADAQYSSDLCSWKGRFSVVVDIWSGLTHEAHRKEVEQVYVRCAAGTVEWLYPTGALIVNLRPNTFSPARQLTVCIKPFRGSSGANIYLEKTGELKLLVQDGDSTGQVRCFGLEQGGLFVEATPQQDIGRRTTGFQYELTRKYRGPALHTPSALCRPCSDTEVLLAVCTSDFVVRGSIQDVTHEPELQETAIHLRVSRLYRQKSRIFQPVPEGGSHWQGHVRTLLECGVRPGRGDFLFTGHMRFEEAWLGCAPRFQDFQRMYRDAEERGLNPCEVGAE; translated from the exons ATGAGCCGGGACCCAAGACAGCGGACTCGCGGACTCCAGAGGctcaggcggcggcggcggcggcgagggCGGGCCCCTGCATTCGGCTTCAGCAGCGTGGGCGGCCCGGGATGGGCGGGCGGCCGCGAGGGAGACGCGGGGGGCGTGCGACGTGACCCGCCCGGACTTGGAGGTCTCCTGGCCTGGCCGTGCCTGGTTAAGGTGTCTGCTGAGTGGGCGCGGACGCGGGGCCCGGGCGCCAAGCGGAGCCGGAGTATGCGGGGCGCGGCGTGGGCTGCCTGGGGGCCGCCGGGGCAGCTGTGGCCGCGGCCTCCCGCCCCGGGCCCAGGCCcgccgccgctgctgctgctgctcctggccGCGCTGCTGGGAGGCGCGGACGCGCAGTACTCCAGCGACCTGTGCAGCTGGAAGGGGAG GTtttctgtggtggtggatattTGGAG TGGGCTGACACACGAGGCGCACCGGAAGGAGGTGGAACAGGTGTACGTACGCTGCGCGGCGGGCACAGTGGAATGGCTGTACCCGACTGGGGCTCTCATTGTCAACCTGCGACCCAACACCTTCTCACCTGCACGGCAGCTCACTGTGTGCATTAAGCCCTTCAGAGGCTCCTCGGGGGCcaatatttatttggaaaaaactGGAGAACTGAAACTGCTGGTACAGGATGGGGATAGCACTGGCCAGGTGCGGTGCTTTGGCCTGGAGCAGGGCGGCCTGTTTGTGGAGGCCACACCCCAGCAGGACATCGGCAGAAGGACCACGGGCTTCCAGTACGAGCTGACGAGGAAGTACCGGGGACCAGCCCTGCACACACCATCGG CACTGTGCCGCCCTTGCAGTGACACCGAGGTCCTCCTAGCTGTCTGTACCAGCGACTTTG TTGTTCGAGGCTCCATCCAGGATGTCACCCACGAGCCAGAGCTTCAGGAGACCGCCATCCACTTGCGAGTGAGCAGACTGTACCGGCAGAAAAGCAGGATCTTCCAGCCAGTGCCTGAGGGTGGTAGCCACTGGCAGGGGCATGTCAGGACACTGCTGGAGTGTGGTGTGCGGCCAGGGCGCGGTGACTTCCTCTTCACAGGCCACATGCGCTTTGAGGAGGCCTGGCTTGGCTGTGCCCCACGCTTCCAGGACTTCCAAAGGATGTACAGAGACGCTGAGGAGAGGGGACTGAACCCCTGTGAGGTTGGTGCGGAGTGA
- the METRNL gene encoding meteorin-like protein isoform X3 produces the protein MFFSRSKPEMHGLTHEAHRKEVEQVYVRCAAGTVEWLYPTGALIVNLRPNTFSPARQLTVCIKPFRGSSGANIYLEKTGELKLLVQDGDSTGQVRCFGLEQGGLFVEATPQQDIGRRTTGFQYELTRKYRGPALHTPSALCRPCSDTEVLLAVCTSDFVVRGSIQDVTHEPELQETAIHLRVSRLYRQKSRIFQPVPEGGSHWQGHVRTLLECGVRPGRGDFLFTGHMRFEEAWLGCAPRFQDFQRMYRDAEERGLNPCEVGAE, from the exons ATGTTCTTCAGCAGATCCAAACCAGAAATGCA TGGGCTGACACACGAGGCGCACCGGAAGGAGGTGGAACAGGTGTACGTACGCTGCGCGGCGGGCACAGTGGAATGGCTGTACCCGACTGGGGCTCTCATTGTCAACCTGCGACCCAACACCTTCTCACCTGCACGGCAGCTCACTGTGTGCATTAAGCCCTTCAGAGGCTCCTCGGGGGCcaatatttatttggaaaaaactGGAGAACTGAAACTGCTGGTACAGGATGGGGATAGCACTGGCCAGGTGCGGTGCTTTGGCCTGGAGCAGGGCGGCCTGTTTGTGGAGGCCACACCCCAGCAGGACATCGGCAGAAGGACCACGGGCTTCCAGTACGAGCTGACGAGGAAGTACCGGGGACCAGCCCTGCACACACCATCGG CACTGTGCCGCCCTTGCAGTGACACCGAGGTCCTCCTAGCTGTCTGTACCAGCGACTTTG TTGTTCGAGGCTCCATCCAGGATGTCACCCACGAGCCAGAGCTTCAGGAGACCGCCATCCACTTGCGAGTGAGCAGACTGTACCGGCAGAAAAGCAGGATCTTCCAGCCAGTGCCTGAGGGTGGTAGCCACTGGCAGGGGCATGTCAGGACACTGCTGGAGTGTGGTGTGCGGCCAGGGCGCGGTGACTTCCTCTTCACAGGCCACATGCGCTTTGAGGAGGCCTGGCTTGGCTGTGCCCCACGCTTCCAGGACTTCCAAAGGATGTACAGAGACGCTGAGGAGAGGGGACTGAACCCCTGTGAGGTTGGTGCGGAGTGA